One Nicotiana sylvestris chromosome 12, ASM39365v2, whole genome shotgun sequence genomic window carries:
- the LOC138883898 gene encoding uncharacterized protein, with amino-acid sequence MELEHRALCVLKKLNLDMEIAGTSRVTELYELDEFRYHAFESTSLYKERMKMMHDKNILEQNFKPGDMVLLYNLILKLFPGKLKSRWSRPFRVVHVLSNGAAKFESEDGTNRFRVNGQRLKHYLGMSDKKGEKGNEAFNLMLGRTLPNFQRATKLT; translated from the exons ATGGAGTTGGAGCATAGAGCTTTGTGTGTATTGAAGAAGCTAAATCTCGACATGGAAATAGCAGGTACAAGTAGAGTCACAGAGTTGTACGAGCTCGACGAGTTCCGTTACCATGCTTTTGAGAGTACAAGTCTATATaaggagagaatgaagatgatgcatgacaaaaatattcttgaacAAAATTTTAAACCTGGAGACATGGTATTGCTATATAATTTAATATTGAAGTTGTttccgggcaagttgaagtctAGATGGTCGAGACCATTCAGAGTAGTGCATGTGCTATCAAATGGAGCTGCAAAATTTGAGTCCGAGGATGGGACGAATaggtttagagtcaatgggcaaaggttgaaacaCTACCTAGGCATGAGTGACAAAAAAGGAGAGAAAG GTAATGAAGCCTTCAACTTAATGTTAGGCCGCACTTTGCCAAATTTTCAGCGTGCTACAAAGCTCACCTAG
- the LOC104241414 gene encoding uncharacterized protein, whose protein sequence is MAKNLDDYEFWLPSQFLTDDDLLMDFKDNSTVGERNDGVKYLGRDFQLGLNPFGLQSDLSSPVESAVGSVDTESEEEYITELTRKMAHSTLHESGFGYQNTKGWSLLGSPQSTLCGCKQGSSGESPNCPSQASSPPPMNRNDRAFDLIYAAADELARLRIMEDAAGFYQTKTGLTATPEKTSTVPVAPNKSKQFFGSLNSNQLSYQQLQVAQFQRLKQQQIMKQGQGQGVLGSGKGGFRQYMVNQNPQKLGQSRGQNGVARPMNSSNSSWPTLRQSQQQQPGSGMHAVFLGNPGPKKECAGTGVFLPKNIRTQTETKKKPGNTTVLLPDRVVQALNLNLGAMDARSQPQAQPRCYNGGSGSIPASGSESWNTMSVTQQRNNNRTENTYSQRATMPQELLLPQDWTY, encoded by the exons ATGGCGAAGAACTTAGATGATTATGAGTTTTGGCTTCCTTCACAGTTTCTAACTGACGATGACCTTCTAATGGACTTCAAGGATAACTCTACTGTAGGAGAGAGGAACGACGGCGTAAAGTACCTTGGACGTGATTTTCAACTTGGGCTTAACCCGTTTGGACTTCAGTCGGACTTGAGTTCGCCCGTTGAGTCAGCAGTTGGGTCAGTGGATACAGAGAGTGAAGAAGAGTATATCACTGAGTTAACTCGTAAAATGGCTCACTCCACACTTCATGAATCCGGTTTCGGCTATCAAAACACAAAG GGCTGGAGTTTGTTAGGTTCACCTCAGTCGACGTTATGCGGGTGTAAACAGGGCTCAAGCGGTGAAAGTCCAAACTGCCCTTCACAGGCCTCTTCCCCGCCGCCAATGAACCGAAACGATAGGGCTTTTGACCTTATTTATGCGGCTGCTGATGAGTTGGCTAGACTTAGGATAATGGAGGATGCAGCTGGATTTTATCAGACCAAAACTGGATTAACTGCTACGCCCGAGAAAACTAGTACAGTCCCTGTAGCCCCAAAcaagtctaagcaattttttgGGTCATTGAACTCAAATCAGCTCTCTTACCAGCAATTACAAGTAGCTCAA TTTCAGAGATtgaaacaacaacaaataatgaaGCAAGGGCAAGGGCAAGGAGTATTGGGTTCGGGCAAGGGTGGATTTAGGCAGTATATGGTGAACCAGAACCCCCAGAAATTGGGTCAGAGCAGAGGCCAAAACGGAGTTGCTAGACCTATGAATTCTTCAAATTCTAGCTGGCCCACGTTGCGACAGTCTCAGCAACAGCAGCCTGGCTCAGGGATGCACGCTGTTTTTCTAGGAAATCCTGGTCCCAAAAAGGAGTGTGCTGGAACTGGTGTTTTCTTGCCTAAAAATATTAGAACACAAACTGAAACTAAGAAGAAACCAG GGAACACGACAGTTTTACTGCCAGATAGAGTGGTCCAGGCCCTGAACTTGAATTTAGGAGCTATGGATGCTCGGTCGCAGCCTCAGGCTCAACCCAGGTGTTATAATGGCGGAAGTGGCTCAATTCCAGCTAGTGGTTCGGAATCTTGGAATACTATGTCGGTGACACAACAAAGAAATAACAATAGAACGGAAAATACTTACTCACAGCGAGCAACAATGCCACAAGAGTTACTTCTTCCACAGGACTGGACTTACTGA